In Cryptomeria japonica chromosome 10, Sugi_1.0, whole genome shotgun sequence, a genomic segment contains:
- the LOC131063823 gene encoding heavy metal-associated isoprenylated plant protein 39-like isoform X1, whose protein sequence is MSKFQLINICVENLQKMVLKLAIEDEKRKRKALKVVAVVEGVDSVAVDMKQKTMTVIGEADPLFIASRLREFGFNFVELQSVGPAKERNKEKKEENKSENPTTVYVPRVYYDYSLENDEQCSSREKFGESTPRLEKSCHMSRLSSPRWN, encoded by the exons ATGTCAAAATTCCAACTGATAAACATCTGTGTTGAAAATTTGCAGAAAATGGTGTTAAAATTGGCGATTGAGGacgagaaaagaaagaggaaagcccTTAAAGTGGTTGCAGTGGTGGAAG GGGTGGATTCTGTGGCTGTGGACATGAAGCAAAAAACGATGACTGTAATTGGGGAAGCAGACCCTTTGTTTATTGCCTCAAGACTCAGGGAATTCGGTTTTAATTTTGTCGAACTGCAGAGCGTTGGGCCTGCTAAGGAGAGaaataaggaaaagaaagaagagaataaATCAGAGAACCCGACAACTGTGTATGTTCCGAGGGTTTATTATGATTACAGTTTGGAAAATG ATGAACAATGTTCTTCTAGAGAGAAGTTTGGAGAAAGCACACCCAGGCTAGAGAAGAGCTGCCACATGAGCCGTCTTTCATCACCAAGGTGGAATTAA
- the LOC131063823 gene encoding heavy metal-associated isoprenylated plant protein 39-like isoform X2, which produces MSKFQLINICVENLQKMVLKLAIEDEKRKRKALKVVAVVEGVDSVAVDMKQKTMTVIGEADPLFIASRLREFGFNFVELQSVGPAKERNKEKKEENKSENPTTVYVPRVYYDYSLENALQSYLLNSPYKYPKGSTLLFH; this is translated from the exons ATGTCAAAATTCCAACTGATAAACATCTGTGTTGAAAATTTGCAGAAAATGGTGTTAAAATTGGCGATTGAGGacgagaaaagaaagaggaaagcccTTAAAGTGGTTGCAGTGGTGGAAG GGGTGGATTCTGTGGCTGTGGACATGAAGCAAAAAACGATGACTGTAATTGGGGAAGCAGACCCTTTGTTTATTGCCTCAAGACTCAGGGAATTCGGTTTTAATTTTGTCGAACTGCAGAGCGTTGGGCCTGCTAAGGAGAGaaataaggaaaagaaagaagagaataaATCAGAGAACCCGACAACTGTGTATGTTCCGAGGGTTTATTATGATTACAGTTTGGAAAATG CTTTACAATCGTACCTTCTAAATTCACCTTACAAGTATCCCAAAG GCTCAACACTTTTGTTTCATTGA
- the LOC131063823 gene encoding heavy metal-associated isoprenylated plant protein 39-like isoform X3, which yields MSKFQLINICVENLQKMVLKLAIEDEKRKRKALKVVAVVEGVDSVAVDMKQKTMTVIGEADPLFIASRLREFGFNFVELQSVGPAKERNKEKKEENKSENPTTVYVPRVYYDYSLENEQSKLYC from the exons ATGTCAAAATTCCAACTGATAAACATCTGTGTTGAAAATTTGCAGAAAATGGTGTTAAAATTGGCGATTGAGGacgagaaaagaaagaggaaagcccTTAAAGTGGTTGCAGTGGTGGAAG GGGTGGATTCTGTGGCTGTGGACATGAAGCAAAAAACGATGACTGTAATTGGGGAAGCAGACCCTTTGTTTATTGCCTCAAGACTCAGGGAATTCGGTTTTAATTTTGTCGAACTGCAGAGCGTTGGGCCTGCTAAGGAGAGaaataaggaaaagaaagaagagaataaATCAGAGAACCCGACAACTGTGTATGTTCCGAGGGTTTATTATGATTACAGTTTGGAAAATG AGCAAAGCAAATTGTATTGTTGA